AGGTTGCACCATGGCGTTTGGACAGACGTTTTTTATCGGAACCGAGAATCATCGGCACGTGGGCAAACTCAGGAACCGAGTAGCCCAGCGCTTCATAAATCTGAATCTGGCGGGGGGTGTTATTGACATGGTCGTCACCGCGAATCACCAAAGACAGGCCCATTTCCGCATCATCGACAACAACAACAAAATTGTAGGTCGGGGTGCCGTCGGTACGCTGGATGATCATGTCATCCAACTCTTCATTATTGAAACTGATCGTTCCTTTAATCCGATCATTGAAACTGGTCACACCAGCTTCTTTGGATTTAAAACGGATCACATACGGCGTGTCATCATCACGCGGTTCAAGAGCACGACAGGTGCCGTCGTATTGCGGTTTATCACCGCGCGCCATGGCTGCCTCGCGTTTGGCATCAAGCTCTTCCTGCGTGCAGTAACATTTATAGGCTTTGCCTTCATCAAGCAGTTGCTGAATTTTCGCCTTGTACAGATCAAAGCGCTCCGTCTGATAGAACGGCCCCTCATCATAAGACAATCCCAGCCAATCCATGGCCTGAAGAATGGCATCCACTGATTCCTGAGTCGAACGTTCCACATCGGTATCCTCGATACGCAGAATAAACGTACCGCCCTCTTTGCGAGCAAGAAGATAATTGAACAATGCGGTGCGGGCACCACCGATATGCAGATAGCCGGTAGGACTCGGAGCAAAACGGACACGTAGATCAGACATGGGAAACTCCTGATGGATAAAAAAAGAAAGGTCATCGCGACCTTGGTTTTATACTGCAACCATCGGAGGGAAACAAGGGATTTATCAATCGGCAAGGCCGGGCGTCAATCAATAACGACACCGGCATAACCCACCACGGCGGAATGATCGCCATTCACATCGCCGGAATCCCCGTAACGGATCAGACGGGCATGGCGAGCGCCCAAGGCTCGGGCAATTAAAATCATCAACACCGCAGCACACACCCCGCACATGGTAATGTGTTCGCTTTTGACCTGGTGGTACAAATCGGCAGCATCCAGGTGCAACAGGGCGTCAAGCGCCAGCTGGTCTTTTTTTCGCGCCACAATGGAAGGTTCATAATGGGTCATATCGGAGCTGGCAACGATCAGCACCCTCCCCCCATCCTCCTTGAGAACCGCGCCGATCCCTTCACCGAGCTGCTGAAGAATCGGAAATGACAGCGATCCAAGCATCAGAGGGATAATCGACAGAGCAGGATTTTTCACCTGTAAAAAAGGCAACAGCACCTCTAAGGAGTGTTCGCCGCGATGAGCCTGCATCTCCTGCGTCAAATGCGGCACGTCATCAAGCAGACGCTGGGCCAGAGTTTCCGCGATCGGCACCTCGCCCAAAGGTGTTTTCCAGCCGCCTTGTGAATAAAGCGCACAGGGATGGCCGACACCCCGATGATTCGGCCCCAACAGCAGAACCGTATCCGGCACCTCAACACCAGCCAGGGTTTCCCCGGCAATGGCACCGGAATACACATAACCGGCATGGGGCATCATCACGCCATAAGCGGGTTTTGCAGGTTGATCCGTTGCCAGGAACAACTCGACCTGCTGTCTTAATTCATAGGGATCATCGGTATAAAATTGGCCGGAAACAGCGGGTTGGCGAATCATACTATCCTCCCATTCACACCCGACGTCATGGGCAATTGCCGGCGTCCGGGGAGATTAAACGGCGGTTGAAAAACGGACTGTGGAGCGTATCGAAGGACGATTAAAATCAAGGACAACCGTGTCGTTCCCTGATTTTGCGGGCAAGACGAAAATCGCATTTTCGGCCTGCGTCATTGAAAAGTTCCCGGATGGGACTTTTCAATCCTCTGTTAAATGGCCGTTGACATGATACGAATAGCGACAACAACCAACAGCACAGCAAATACCTTAACCAGTCTAGCATGGGAAAAGGCACCGGCAAGCCGCACACCAATGCGCGAACCAACCAGGGAAAACGGCAGCACCAGGAGCATGACCGGGATCACAACAAAGCCCACCGCGCCATGAGGGAGATGAGGGATCTGCCAGCCATTATAGATATAGGCCAGGGTTCCCGTCAAAGAGGAGACAACAATCAGAGCACTGGAATTACCCACCGCCAGATGGATGGGAAAATTCAGAAACAACACCATCAACGGTACGGCAATCACACCGCCACCGATGCCGAAAAAGGCTGAAAACGCCCCGCTGATGCCGCCGACAGTCAGCAATGCCGTCGAGCGATCAACCAATGGTTTTTCTGCCGGGGCCATGCCGCCGAACACCAGCTTTGCCGCTACGGCCAACTGCATCACCCCAAACAGGATCTTGAGAATCGGTCCGCTGAGCATGGAAGCGCCCCAAGCTCCGACCAGTGCCCCCAGAGCGGATCCCACAGCAAGAAACACCACCTGGTGAAAATCGACATGGCCTCGGGAATGATGTCCCAGGGTATTGCTGATGGAGGTGGGAATAATGATGGCCAGACTGGTGGCGAAAGCACAATGGACCAGCACGTCGGGGTGGACACCGACAAGGTGGAAGCACCACAGAAACAGCGGCACCAGGACGACACCGCCGCCGATGCCGAGAAGTCCGGACAGACATCCGGCACAGATACCGAGGACAGCGAAGCCGGCGAGAACCTGTGGAGCCCAGAATGTCATGACAACCTCCCAAAATGAAAAAAGCCAGCCTGCAAAACAGGCTGGCTTCATATGTTGGAGGCCCCGCCCAGATTCGAACTGGGGATAAAGGCTTTGCAGGCCTCTGCCTTACCACTTGGCGACGGGGCCGAGACGTCAAAAATGCTCCTTGCGTCAAGGCCCGCTAGTGATATCAAATCACTGTGATTACTGTCAAGAAAAAAGTCTTGAAAACATTCCCAAAGTGATCGTTATGGGTTACTCAGCCAGCTGCTCTTCTACAGAACGCATCTTGCGTTCCATGGTATGTTCGCGGTCACGCCGGTCATCAATCTTAATCAACGTGGACACGCGATGCGCACCGGCATTAAAGGGCGATTCGTGCATTTTGCGCACCAGTGCAAAAATCTCATCCAGCTCCCCTTCGAGAATGGTGCCCATCGGGGTCAACTGATATTTCAAGCCGGACTCTTTGACCAGTTGCAGACAACCAGCCACAAATTTGGATAAGCCACCGCTGCCTTCACCGAGCGGGGTACAACTGATTTGAACAACTGCCATGATCTTCTCCTGTCGGACAGAGGCATATTCTTAACATTCCGTCTGTCAGTTTAAAAAAGCCTCGTGGTGATGTAAACGGGAAAAATCAATACAGCCGGCCATACGCATCACGATAGCCTTGCAGAAGAGCAACTGCGGCCTCCCGACACACTCCGGTCTCAACCGCAATAGAGCGATCAGCCAATTTCTTTTGCCAATCCTCAGGCTTATCCCCTTCATCAAAACCGATGGCGCGTGCGTCTTCATCGCGAGCGCCACACACCAGCCGATGAATTCCCGCCCACGGGATAGCTCCCAGGCACATGGCACAGGGTTCCGTGGAGCTCACCAACTCGAAACGCCGTCCTTCAATCAGATCGAGGCGATGGCACCCCAAACGTTGCTGGGCCTGAATCAGGGCGACAATTTCAGCATGCAACACGGAACATCCCGCCGGCAACACCAGATTAACTCCGGCCGCCACCAGGCGGTGGTCGTCGGCATCAAACACAGCCGCGGCAAAGGGACCGCCCTGACTCGGGTGCTGACAATGGATATTTTTGTCGCCGAGAGTCAACACCCAATCCATGCGTTGTTCGACTGAAAGCAGTGGTTGAGTCAGCAGAGCTTCCTCATGTTGTATCCAGGGTGGCAGACACAAATTCAGAATGGGGGAACAGCATTGATCAGACATCATCTGCCTCCTTGAAATAGGTCACTGTCACGATAGCAGAGAGTTGCCCGCCACGTCCAAACATCTCCCGAAATAATCATTGGCCACCTCACGGTTTTGCAGAATCGGCTGATTTCAGGACACCCTATCCGTACACCATCTGTACAACGCAAACAAAAAAGTGAAACCAGCTAATTCTCCCTCCGCTTCGAGTCTCAATAACGGATCTGCAAAATAAAAAACCCGTCACCTTGCGGTAACGGGTTGTTTTATTTTGGTGCCGAAGGGGAGACTCGCCCACTCTGTCGTTGCCGTCACGGCAACTCCGGCGTCGGCTCCCCTACGCTCGCTGACGCGGCCGTCCATGGCCGCTTTTCCGACATTCAGTCGGCGCTTGCTCCGCTTCGAGTCTCCAAAACCGCTATACTAAATAAAAAAACCCGACGCTTTGCAGCATCGGGTTGATTTTATTTGGTGCCGAAGGGGAGACTCGAACTCCCACGCCCTAACGAGCACATGAACCTGAATCATGCGTGTCTACCAGATTCCACCACTTCGGCTTGAAGTGGGGAATTTATAGCAAACCAAGGCGATAATTGCAAACAGAATTCGAACAAATTTTTCAGTCGGCGCGTGCTCCGCTTCGAGCCTCAATGGATCTACAAAATAAAAAACCCGACGCTTTGCAGCATCGGGTTGATTTTATTTGGTGCCGAAGGGGAGACTCGCCCACTCTGTCGTTGCCGTCACGGCAACTCCGGCGTCGGCTCCCCTACGCTCGCTGACGCGGCCGTCCATGGCCGCTTTTCCGACATTCAGTCGGCGCTTGCTCCGCTTCGAGTCTCCAAAACCGCTATACTAAAATCGAGTAGGGTGAGGTGAGATGGTCAATTCTCACCTCATCCCTCTCACAGAACCGTGCGTACGGGCCTCGTACACGGCTCCTGTTCATTCTTCTCTCTAATAGCTCTGAGGCAGATAGCCCGTCTCTACTCTGCTTAGATCAAAAAGTCCCTGCTTTGCAAACCAGATGTTCGGCATTGCATAGTTGGCCAGGTTGCTGGCGGCATTGCGCCATGAGTTCATTTTGATGGCCTTGAACTCGCCCTGATAGCCTAGCTGCCGGAGTCTGCGGTGGAGCCGTTGCGGCTTTTTCCACAGTGTCAGCTGCTTGGCTCGCAGGCGTCGGCGAATCCACCGGGACAGTTTTCTGAACTGCTCGCGGCAGTTGGCTACCCGGAAGTAGTTGGTGAATCCACGCAGTACCGGGTTCAGGTCGTGGATGACCTTGGCCAGATTGACTGGTGTATTGCGCCGGGTGATCCGCTTCACCTTGGCTTTGAACTGTCGAACCTTCTCGCTCTGTATGCGTGTGTACCGGCTCGTGATGATGACTCCGAGATAGGGTACGCCTTCGCTGCTGTGAACAATCCGGCTCTTGCGTTCGTTGACCCTCAGGTGAAGGGTTTCTTCCAGATAGTTTCTTGCCACGTTGAAGGCGTTTTCCGCCCCGCTTCTTGATCCACACAGGATCAGGATATCGTCCGCGTAGCGGACGATTCGATGCCCTCGGTTTTTCATGTGCTGGTCGAAGGCGTCGAGGTAGACGTTGGCGATTAGCGGACTGATCACCCCGCCTTGGGGGCTCCCTTGTTCGCTTGCTTGCCAGCCGTCTTGCGTCATGTTCCCGCTTTGCAGAAACAGCCGAATTAATCCCAGTATGCTTCCATCGGTCACCCGGCGACGAATGCTCTGGATGATCTGGTCATGGTCTAGGGTGTCGAAGCATTTCGACAGGTCCATGTCCACCACCCAGCGCCGTTGGTAGCGCCTGATAAACAGGCTGGCTTTGGCGATCGCCTGATGGGCACTGCGGCCCGGACGATAACCGTAGCTGGACGGATGAAAGTCAGGATCAAAGATCGGCTGCAAGATGTCCAGCAGTGCCTGCTGGACGACACGGTCACGAACCGTCGGGATTCCGAGCCGGCGGACGCCGCCGTCAGGCTTGGGGATTTCTACCCGCCTCACTGGCTTTGGTCGATAGCTCTTGTCCTTGAGTTCGCCCACAAGGGCGGCGATTTCTTCCGGCAGGTGGTCGGCAAAGTCCTCTACGCTCTGGCCGTCGATTCCGGCCTTGCCTTTGTTGGACCTGATTTTCGCGTATGCCCGAAGTAGTCTCTGTTCGTGTAACAGCCGGTCGTAGAGACTGTAGTAAATTTTCGCCATCTCTTGTGCTTCCTGCGTTTTCCTTCCTCGACGGTGAGCGCGTTTTGCCTGCCCTTCCTGGCCCGAGTGCCGACCTTTTCTATCCCGATGGGCAATATGGCTGCGGCATGGTTCGGGTTGCTTGGACGTGGACGGTTCGTTGCGGCAGTCTGCTTTCCCCTCAACCGCATGCAACGTACCTCGCCTCGTCAGGCGACTTCGTGTCCGGCCCTACGCCTTGCCGTCGTTTCCGGAAACTTTCGAATGAACTTCATCCCTTCGCGTTCTGATGAGGCTTTTGGCGCTCACCAGCCCCTGACGACTGAGCGACAGGTCATCCCGGTTTTATCCTCCAGTCTGTTACCAGCTTTCTCAGGCCGGGACTTCTTCACTACTACGGATTCATCTGCCACCTCGCACCGCGTCGAAAGACCTTGAGTCTCCTCTTGTGCCTTTCTTACCCGACGCCTTGACCGACAGCTTCGGGACAATACGAGGCTTCCCCAGTTACCTTCCGGCTCCCGGTAAACTACCCCATCCTCAATCACGCTACGGGGTACGATCAGGTATCGGGCTTCGCGTTATTTAGCACGCTTACCCCCCCCGTAGCGCCGAATCAGGTTCGCTTGCGCTATGTGCAGTTTACTTCCTATCGCTTCCTTCAGACCCTGCCGTTGCCAGAAACGCCCTTGCGATTCGGATTGTCTTCCCCCTGATCGGGGCGACGCCTGTTTCTTTCAACAGGCCGGGTTTGCCAGCTCCGCTGGGCAAACTAAAAAAACCCGACGCTTTGCAGCATCGGGTTGATTTTATTTGGTGCCGAAGGGGAGACTCGAACTCCCACGCCCTAACGAGCACATGAACCTGAATCATGCGTGTCTACCAGATTCCACCACTTCGGCTTGAAGCGAGACGTTTTATAACAAACGGTCTGGGCAAATGCAACAAAAAAATCGTTGCGGCTTATCCTTCTTTCAGCTCAGCGGCCGGAACCGCCATCACCGTACGAAATTCTTGGACCGTCACCAGCCCGGGAGGAGCATTTTTCACCCGTTTAACATGTTTACCATGAGCCACCATCACTTCGACTTTCGCGTTGTTTTTGCCGCGACAAAAGCGCGCGGCAATGGCAGCGGCAAACAACACATCTTCCTCGGCAACATCAGCGCCGTCACACTTGAGGACGACATGGCTGCCCGGCATCAGGTGGGCATGAAACCACAGGTCGTCGCCTTTGAGCATGTGTTTGCTTAAATAGTCGTTGGTCTTGTTATTGCGTCCCCACAGCACCGGCCAACCGGCAGGTGAAACGGTTTTACGCACCAGATCCGCTGGTGACGTTCGCCGTGTCTCACGATTCAAAAAATTTTGTGGTCGATAGATCCCGGCTTCGATCAGTTCCTGACGAATGACTTCCTGGTCGCCGGCAGAGTCGCTCTCCAGTTGTTCGGCAATTTCGTCAAGCCAGGTCATCTCCTGCTCCGTCTGTTCATGACGACGCAGGCAGTGGTCGAGCCCGCGCTTGGCTTTACTATAGCGTTTGTAATACTGATCGATATTTTCCTGGGGTGTCTTTGCACAATCCAGGGATAACCGACAGAGCACAGGTGGCTCCTGATAGTAATCCGTCACCTCAACCTCCGTCATGCCCCGTTTGAGCAGATGACGTTGGGCAGAAAGCAGATCCGCCTGCTGACGAAACAGGTCCGCCTGTTCACATTCCTGCCATTGCGCATCAATGCTCGCTAAACGTTTATGAAGACGTTTGAGGGCTTTTTTGACCACTTTGCCCAGATCATCCGGTCCTTTTCCCGAGCCATGTTCACGGGCATAACGACTCAGGTCCGCGACGGCATCATCGTCGCCGGTCAACCACATCGTCAACCGCTTGCCCTGGCAACGGGGCTTAAGTTGTCCCTGCTGCCATGCCGTGACAAAATCATCAACACACTGACTCAGAGCGCCCTTTTCTCCGCCTCGAGCCAGAAAAGAGGCCACGGCACGACTCATTGGCACGACACGCTCAAGCAAAAACATTTGCACGGATTCGGGCTCACCATGTTCATGTAACCAGCGAGGAAGCTCCGCCAGGGCAATCGTCTTCTTTGCCGGCAAAGGGTGTTTTACCGGCTGAGGGTGCTGGCGATGAAGAGCGTCAACAAGCTGTTCATTTTCATCCAGCAAACGTAGATTGGCATCACGACCAAAAAATGTTGCCACCAGTGTGTAAGCGCTGCCCTCTTTACCGTTAAAACCCACGCGGACGATCCGATCCGTTGCATCCAGTTGAATGGATTCAAGACGGTGCAGGCGTGATCGCAGCAATTGGCAAAAGCGTGGTGGACGCAGCGGATTGCGATCACTCTGATCGGTCAGATACATTTCGCCGGCTGCTGGGCCGAGACGCATCAGCAAACGCACTTCATGACGACCATTCCAAAGTTTGAACACCAGGGTATCGGCCTGAGGCTGGTAAATTTTGTTGATGAGTGCGCCGTGCAATTGCGCTTGCAACTGTCGGATGAGGGCATCGAGAAAAAAGTAATCCATATCATTCACTTATGTGAGGTTCTTGCTGAACCTTTTTGGCCGTGGTAGTATCCGGTCGATTCTTAACCCATTGAGACCTTATGAATAAAGAAACCTTACAGAATTACCTTGAAGCAGCGCCGTTTTTCTTATTTGTCGCCATCGCCCGCCTGTTGCCCCGCCTGTGGGCGCTAAAACTGGGACGACAGCTGGGCCGCGTCAGCCGTTTTTTTCAACCGCAACGTGTGGCCACGGCCCGAGACAATTTGCGCCGGGCGTATCCCGATAAAGACAGCGCCTGGATCGAGACCATGATCCGCAAGGTGTTTGAACACCTTGGTATCAGCAGTATGGAGATGCTGCGTCTCAACCACTTTACCACCCGCCGTGATGTCGAAGCCCATTTTACCTTTGAAGGGATGGAACATCTCCAGGCGCTCAAGGAGCAACAGCAGGGCGCGTTTCTGCTCACCGGCCATGTCGGCTTTTGGGAGGCAGGCACCTTTTTCATGCCGATTCTCGGCTATCCGGTCGACTTTGTCGCCAAAAAAATCCGCAACCCGTTTGTCGATCGTTTCATTCAAAAGCAGCGTGAAGGTGCCGGTGGCCGCTGTCTCGACAGCAAAAAAGGCGCCCGCCGCATTATCCGCGCACTGGCCGACCAACGGATGGTGTGTCTGCTGCTTGATCAGCATATCTCGAAAAAACAGGCGGTGGTGGTTAATTTCTTTGATCGACCAGCCTATGCGACACCGATCATTCCACAGATTGCCCTGAAAAACCAGACGCCCATCGTTCCGGTGTTTGTCTATCGTCAGGAGGATTACAATTATCGGGTTGTGGTGCATCCGCCGTTGGTGTTTGACGGACCCGCCGGCAAGGAAGCGATTCAGGCCTGTACCCAGAAACTCACCGATGTGGTTGAAGAAGCCATCCGTCTGCAGCCGGACCAGTGGTTCTGGGTGCATCGACGCTGGCGTAAATCTGCGGAACGGCAGACGTCATGATTGATCCGCCTTTTCATATTGTCCTCGTCGAACCGGAGATCCCACCCAACACCGGCAATATTGCCCGGCTGTGCGCCGGCACCCAGACGCATCTGCATCTGGTCGGCACGTTGGGCTTTTCTCTGGATGATCGCTACCTGAAACGCGCCGGTCTTGATTATTGGCCCCATGTCCCCTTGCACCGCTGGGACAGCCTGGAGCAACTGGAACAGGCTCACCCCGATGGTCGCTGGTGGTACACATCGAAAACCGCCCGTCGCGTCCACAGCCAGGCGACTTTTCAGCCGGGAGATTTCATCGTGTTCGGCAAGGAGACCAAGGGCTTGCCCAAAGATCTGCTCGCGCGTTATCCGGAACGCTGTCTGCGCATTCCCATGAGTTGTGATGCGGTGCGCAGCCTCAACCTGTCTACCTCGGCGGGTATTGTTCTCTACGAGGCCCTGCGCCAGGTTGGCGCCCTGGAGAACGCTTCGGGTTAACCCCGCCGCAGCTTGCGCTGCACCATGGCCTGCAACTCCTTAAGTTCGGCAATCTTCACCAGACGGCCCACCAGCAGATAACTCGCCACACCGGCCGCCACGCCAGCGCCAAGAAGTGTCGCGTTGGCCAGGGTCAGGCCTGTTGACCACTCGCCCAGCAGCAGAATCCGCTCCACCACCAGCGCCATAACACTACAGGCCAGCAGAGCTTTAACGGTTGTCAGCCACAGAGATTTCAAACCGAGTCTGCCGATCTTGCGCTGCAACATCACCAGCAGGATCACACTGTTGACCACCGAGGACAGCGTCAAAGCCGCCGCCAGCCCGACATGCTGAAACGGCCCCATAAGCAGCAGGCCGAACGCCACATTGGCCAGCAACGTCCAGAAGGAGATCCACACCGGCGTCCGCGTGTCCTGAAGGGCATAAAAGGTCGGCACGATCACCCGACTGATACCGACAAACACCAGACCCGGCGCATACGCCGCCAAAGCCAGAGCGGTCTGCTGCACATCGGCAAATCCAAACGCTCCCTGCATAAACAACTGACTGAAAATCGGCTCCGCACAGACGATCAGCCCGACTCCTGCGGGCAACGTCACCAGGACGATCAGGCTCAAGGCGTAACGCAGAGAGTGCTTGACCTCATCCACCTCGCCTGCCGCGGCCTGACGACTCATGGTCGGCAGCACGGCTTGAGCCAGAGAAACGATGAAGATCCCCTGCGGAAATTCAAACAGACGCTGGCCGTAATACAGATAGGACACACTGCCCTGCTCCAAAAACGAGGACAACAGGCGCGTGACAACCACGTTGATCTGATAAATGGCCACTCCGGCAATGCCCGGCACCATCAATAAAGCGATGCGCCGTACTGTTGAATCGCGCCAGTTCCAGTGCCAGCCGAGGCGAAGATCGTAACGCCTCAACACCGGCAGCGTCATGGTCAACTGCAACACGCCCCCGACTATGACCCCCCAGGCCAGTGCTTCGACAGGCATGACAAACCGGTGATGAAACAACAGAGCGCTGCCGATCATCGCCAGATTGAGCACCAGCGGAGAGATGGCCGGAACAAAGTAGTGGCCATAAACATTCAGCACACCGGTCAACAACGCCAGCAGGCTGACAAAGAAAATGTAGGGGAACATGATGCGGGTCAGATCAACGGTCAATTCCAGCTTTCCGGCAATCTCCCCGAAACCGTGGGCGATCATCTGCACCAACCCCGGTGCCAGAACAATGCCGAGCATGGTCACCACAACCATAACCGTGGCCAACAAAGACCAGCACAGCACCATCACCCGCTGCGCGGCTTGCTCTCCCTGTTGCTCACGCACCTGACTGAAGGTCGGCACAAAAGCCGCAGTCAGTGACCCTTCGGCGAAAAAACGCCGCAACAGATTCGGTATGGTGAACGCCATAAAAAAGGCATCACTGCCAAACCCGGCACCAAACAGCGTAGCGATCACCATATCCCGCGCCAATCCGGCAAAACGGCTGATCAGGGTCGCCAGACTGAGAATTCCGGCAGCCAGTGTGATTTTCCTTCGTTCTGACATAAGCACCAAAAGGGATTATTTTATTTTAATACCAAATAAAACAGAAGTAACATACTGATATCACAAAATAATACAAACAACAGTTAGCAGGTTATAATGTTGACACAGCACTCAATGCAGTGCTATAACCTCTCTTCGTTACCAGATAAAAATAACAACACCAATTGATGGAGAAATTCAATGGCTAATCATAAGTCTGCACTGAAGCGTAACAAG
This region of uncultured Desulfuromonas sp. genomic DNA includes:
- the gltX gene encoding glutamate--tRNA ligase, with translation MSDLRVRFAPSPTGYLHIGGARTALFNYLLARKEGGTFILRIEDTDVERSTQESVDAILQAMDWLGLSYDEGPFYQTERFDLYKAKIQQLLDEGKAYKCYCTQEELDAKREAAMARGDKPQYDGTCRALEPRDDDTPYVIRFKSKEAGVTSFNDRIKGTISFNNEELDDMIIQRTDGTPTYNFVVVVDDAEMGLSLVIRGDDHVNNTPRQIQIYEALGYSVPEFAHVPMILGSDKKRLSKRHGATSVMAYRDMGYLPEAMVNYLVRLGWSFGDEEIFSMDDLIEKFSLENVGRSAGVFNPEKLLWLNEHYIKTGDPQRLGELLVEYLTKLGHPPVEGVDLAEVVKTLQDRSKTMVEMAEKAVFYVTDSVEFDEAAAEKFLTADQKPVFSALADVFSQCEFTHEGVEAAFKGVLKETGLKFGKVGQPTRVALSGGTSAPGIFEVILVLGRERTLQRLNDAIARIG
- the amrB gene encoding AmmeMemoRadiSam system protein B, which gives rise to MIRQPAVSGQFYTDDPYELRQQVELFLATDQPAKPAYGVMMPHAGYVYSGAIAGETLAGVEVPDTVLLLGPNHRGVGHPCALYSQGGWKTPLGEVPIAETLAQRLLDDVPHLTQEMQAHRGEHSLEVLLPFLQVKNPALSIIPLMLGSLSFPILQQLGEGIGAVLKEDGGRVLIVASSDMTHYEPSIVARKKDQLALDALLHLDAADLYHQVKSEHITMCGVCAAVLMILIARALGARHARLIRYGDSGDVNGDHSAVVGYAGVVID
- a CDS encoding sulfite exporter TauE/SafE family protein, translating into MTFWAPQVLAGFAVLGICAGCLSGLLGIGGGVVLVPLFLWCFHLVGVHPDVLVHCAFATSLAIIIPTSISNTLGHHSRGHVDFHQVVFLAVGSALGALVGAWGASMLSGPILKILFGVMQLAVAAKLVFGGMAPAEKPLVDRSTALLTVGGISGAFSAFFGIGGGVIAVPLMVLFLNFPIHLAVGNSSALIVVSSLTGTLAYIYNGWQIPHLPHGAVGFVVIPVMLLVLPFSLVGSRIGVRLAGAFSHARLVKVFAVLLVVVAIRIMSTAI
- a CDS encoding MTH1187 family thiamine-binding protein → MAVVQISCTPLGEGSGGLSKFVAGCLQLVKESGLKYQLTPMGTILEGELDEIFALVRKMHESPFNAGAHRVSTLIKIDDRRDREHTMERKMRSVEEQLAE
- a CDS encoding nucleoside deaminase, with translation MMSDQCCSPILNLCLPPWIQHEEALLTQPLLSVEQRMDWVLTLGDKNIHCQHPSQGGPFAAAVFDADDHRLVAAGVNLVLPAGCSVLHAEIVALIQAQQRLGCHRLDLIEGRRFELVSSTEPCAMCLGAIPWAGIHRLVCGARDEDARAIGFDEGDKPEDWQKKLADRSIAVETGVCREAAVALLQGYRDAYGRLY
- the ltrA gene encoding group II intron reverse transcriptase/maturase is translated as MAKIYYSLYDRLLHEQRLLRAYAKIRSNKGKAGIDGQSVEDFADHLPEEIAALVGELKDKSYRPKPVRRVEIPKPDGGVRRLGIPTVRDRVVQQALLDILQPIFDPDFHPSSYGYRPGRSAHQAIAKASLFIRRYQRRWVVDMDLSKCFDTLDHDQIIQSIRRRVTDGSILGLIRLFLQSGNMTQDGWQASEQGSPQGGVISPLIANVYLDAFDQHMKNRGHRIVRYADDILILCGSRSGAENAFNVARNYLEETLHLRVNERKSRIVHSSEGVPYLGVIITSRYTRIQSEKVRQFKAKVKRITRRNTPVNLAKVIHDLNPVLRGFTNYFRVANCREQFRKLSRWIRRRLRAKQLTLWKKPQRLHRRLRQLGYQGEFKAIKMNSWRNAASNLANYAMPNIWFAKQGLFDLSRVETGYLPQSY
- a CDS encoding NFACT family protein; the protein is MDYFFLDALIRQLQAQLHGALINKIYQPQADTLVFKLWNGRHEVRLLMRLGPAAGEMYLTDQSDRNPLRPPRFCQLLRSRLHRLESIQLDATDRIVRVGFNGKEGSAYTLVATFFGRDANLRLLDENEQLVDALHRQHPQPVKHPLPAKKTIALAELPRWLHEHGEPESVQMFLLERVVPMSRAVASFLARGGEKGALSQCVDDFVTAWQQGQLKPRCQGKRLTMWLTGDDDAVADLSRYAREHGSGKGPDDLGKVVKKALKRLHKRLASIDAQWQECEQADLFRQQADLLSAQRHLLKRGMTEVEVTDYYQEPPVLCRLSLDCAKTPQENIDQYYKRYSKAKRGLDHCLRRHEQTEQEMTWLDEIAEQLESDSAGDQEVIRQELIEAGIYRPQNFLNRETRRTSPADLVRKTVSPAGWPVLWGRNNKTNDYLSKHMLKGDDLWFHAHLMPGSHVVLKCDGADVAEEDVLFAAAIAARFCRGKNNAKVEVMVAHGKHVKRVKNAPPGLVTVQEFRTVMAVPAAELKEG
- a CDS encoding lysophospholipid acyltransferase family protein, with translation MNKETLQNYLEAAPFFLFVAIARLLPRLWALKLGRQLGRVSRFFQPQRVATARDNLRRAYPDKDSAWIETMIRKVFEHLGISSMEMLRLNHFTTRRDVEAHFTFEGMEHLQALKEQQQGAFLLTGHVGFWEAGTFFMPILGYPVDFVAKKIRNPFVDRFIQKQREGAGGRCLDSKKGARRIIRALADQRMVCLLLDQHISKKQAVVVNFFDRPAYATPIIPQIALKNQTPIVPVFVYRQEDYNYRVVVHPPLVFDGPAGKEAIQACTQKLTDVVEEAIRLQPDQWFWVHRRWRKSAERQTS
- a CDS encoding tRNA (cytidine(34)-2'-O)-methyltransferase; its protein translation is MIDPPFHIVLVEPEIPPNTGNIARLCAGTQTHLHLVGTLGFSLDDRYLKRAGLDYWPHVPLHRWDSLEQLEQAHPDGRWWYTSKTARRVHSQATFQPGDFIVFGKETKGLPKDLLARYPERCLRIPMSCDAVRSLNLSTSAGIVLYEALRQVGALENASG
- the murJ gene encoding murein biosynthesis integral membrane protein MurJ produces the protein MSERRKITLAAGILSLATLISRFAGLARDMVIATLFGAGFGSDAFFMAFTIPNLLRRFFAEGSLTAAFVPTFSQVREQQGEQAAQRVMVLCWSLLATVMVVVTMLGIVLAPGLVQMIAHGFGEIAGKLELTVDLTRIMFPYIFFVSLLALLTGVLNVYGHYFVPAISPLVLNLAMIGSALLFHHRFVMPVEALAWGVIVGGVLQLTMTLPVLRRYDLRLGWHWNWRDSTVRRIALLMVPGIAGVAIYQINVVVTRLLSSFLEQGSVSYLYYGQRLFEFPQGIFIVSLAQAVLPTMSRQAAAGEVDEVKHSLRYALSLIVLVTLPAGVGLIVCAEPIFSQLFMQGAFGFADVQQTALALAAYAPGLVFVGISRVIVPTFYALQDTRTPVWISFWTLLANVAFGLLLMGPFQHVGLAAALTLSSVVNSVILLVMLQRKIGRLGLKSLWLTTVKALLACSVMALVVERILLLGEWSTGLTLANATLLGAGVAAGVASYLLVGRLVKIAELKELQAMVQRKLRRG